TGTCTTTCGGGTCAGGTAATACCACTTCCGGTTTTAGCCTCACCTCTTCGTCGGATCCATCCGCCGGATCTTCCCAACAAGTTCCTTGGCAATATAGTTACCAGCCTCACGCGCCGCCTCCACCGCAACAGCCTTATATGTTCTCGTTAAACAACATGAATCCCGTCGTTGGGTATAGTAACATGAACAACCCTAATACGATGGTTCCTGGTGGTTTTGGAACCGCgggcggtggaggaggaggttCTGCTCCGTCGTATAAGGAAGCCACGAATAGTAATACGTCGTCTTCGAGACTGCAATGAGAAAACGATTGGAttcttttgaaatatttttttctcctttttcgcATAAAGGCAGAAATGTTAGGTACTGACTTTCTTTTGTCATAGAATGACAACTTTGACTGTTGTATATTTAAGTTTTTCGTTTTCATATTCAAGCTTTTTATCTTTGTTTTAGGCGTTGAGCATTTGTTTACAGCGTTATCACTTATCATGGTCCTAAATAAGCAAATATTCAATGACTGAAGTTGCACACTTGCTTGCATTCAAAAGAAAAACTCCAGTTTGGCAgtaagcaaaataaaataacgtCTCCAAATAAATCTATATGTTTTTACGAGAATACATTATCtgttatactccctctgtttcaaaatacatgaagTTTTAAGATTATACACAACTAttaaaaaacttgttttttattttaaaaatatcattaaatataaattaaaagttatttaaccaatcacaaaacagactacaaaatatcattagctacacagtttttgataagtgaaaaaatacattgatatatgaaaacatcatctattttgaaacatcaaaaactacctaaaacatcatctattttgaaacggatGGAGAATAAATTATTATGGCATCCATATTTTTCTACTAGACTTAGGTAAACTAAAGCAATGTTCTCGAACACTAATATATcacgtatatatattatatatattaacgctctatatatgttaaaaacaTACTTTCACGTAAAGTTCTGAACTACatgtgaaaaattgaaatttctTCAATATTATTCAAATTAATAGTAGTATATATGTATAACGTGCATGTAATGGAGGAAATGTGAGAGAAATAGCTTACATCCAATTTCTGTATTCATTTATTGTAGGCATTCAAACATGAAAATTAGTTAGTGTGAATGTAGTTTTATCTGCTTTGCCAAATTAGCTCGATAAAATGCAAAATATGATATAACTTtatataacttattttataaaatgtgcATGGAATGGAGGATGCCTACAATAAATGAATACAGAAATTGGATGGAGAATGCCTACAATATATGATCCACTTAAGCTACATTCATTTACTTACACCCCAACGATTGTATTCTTATTCGATAAAACTGTAACTGTAAGTGAATGTTCTTTTACCAAATTGTAGCGATAATATAGAATATGAATATAAGTTAAAACTTTATAGTTTGCTTCTTTTATGGcacaatatattttctattgtCATATAACTTGTAGACGGAAAACGATGACTATCCTTTTCCAGTTCacaatttgattacttttttcTTTGTCTTCAATCACTAACTTTATAAGATTGTTGAAATATATTTGAAGGAGAATTTTCGCCAAGACCAGAATAATCTTTTAACATTAAACTTGCTTTTCGTTGGAAACAGAGGAAGCTTTTGGGTGAAGGTAGGCTACCAACATTAACACACCTAGATTCTTACGTTATCGTTTATTTTTCCTCTTTTAATTTCTTCCCGCTCATATTAATTATGATTTAGACTGAAAGTGAGATGGATCTTTGATTTAGATCGATGTTTTTGTTAATAGAGTTTGGCCAATATACCAAAGCCAAACTCTATACTTATAAagtctttagttttttttcttagtcttttgcatttttatagattttagattCTTAAGATAAATCCATAAATTAATAAGAGAATATTTCTATCATGTTGTAGACGTGTTTTATATttgacaaataaaataatataaaaggaaTTAACAATGAAgaatcttattaaaaaaaagtaacatCGACGAAGTGACAAAAAAATTGAGTGATAAAGGGGTTGTGAAGAGGGGATGTATCTAATACGCATTGTGGGTCCCTTAACCTCAAGTGAAATTTCCTTTTCTTAACTGAATTTGAATTCATTCATCAATTATTATACTATACAACTAGGCAATAATCCGCACCTTGCGCGAAatatgattattagtttcgttattttttaataaggacattaatctatttaatttgaatatcggttcggttttaggttgatttttggttttaatctcctaaaatataactatcattttaaatcaatatttattttgtttgttcgGTTTAAATGTttgattgttttggtttttttttcatgtgataattaaaaattactattatttgtttgttttcatgttatgaaacttagatagtcgtgatgtcgaatcaatggtttcatattaATAGTTTCTAAATAGATAAtagttcaaaaagaaaagaaaattgttaagacaaatcattttactacaatttggtcgatagGGAAGAAGAAGCcttaagaaaaagaatattttaacttcaaaaaaaatttagatattcagttgtggtaaatatttagttataaagTGCTCACGTCAATGTGTCATGTAATGTGTATGTAAggtatataaagatggttgttaatatatataaagataatgttaattaatattaaatgatattttttcaaataatacatgaaaaaaaatcttaaatgaatttatttaaaataaaaatactgtaaaatttatataactataatatataacttatattactttaaatatattgtatattctatatatatatatatgcatataacagatcaaaTTAGATATTCGTTCCTATAAATACTGATATTTTTGgttgctctttttttttactgatttGCAGTATTTAATTTGCTTCGTACAGTAACGAATATCCAGATTtttcggttcaaatcaaaattttatgaatattgTCTAGCTGTATtcgtaaacataaaaaaataacgtaaagaagAACCACATGTgagtttatattaaaaaaaatgtaaagtacatagtgtgaacatatttatgtagtTTGGGCTGAGAAACTCTGTACATGTAATATGTGTCCAtt
The nucleotide sequence above comes from Brassica napus cultivar Da-Ae unplaced genomic scaffold, Da-Ae ScsIHWf_946;HRSCAF=1338, whole genome shotgun sequence. Encoded proteins:
- the LOC125606725 gene encoding VQ motif-containing protein 22-like, which codes for MANSNDWSHLYSNNQAFYTTSTITSTAVTTTTAASPSGEATSMDSRLSPETGRVTKPARRRSRASRRTPTTLLNTDTSNFRAMVQQFTGGPSAMSFGSGNTTSGFSLTSSSDPSAGSSQQVPWQYSYQPHAPPPPQQPYMFSLNNMNPVVGYSNMNNPNTMVPGGFGTAGGGGGGSAPSYKEATNSNTSSSRLQ